AATCGTTATCAATACTCCGTGTCCGGCTATTGCCAATGCAGTTTACAATGCTGTGGGACTCCGCATAAAAGAAACGCCCATTACTCCTGAGAAAATAGCCATGGGATTATTAGAAAATAAAATTTGACAAAAATTTGACGCTTTTAAAGGTATAATGAGAAATCGCTAAAAAATTATTAGAAACAAGGAGAAGAAGTGATGAATAACCACAAAAGCGAAAAGAAAATCATGTGGTACAGCCTTGCTTTTATGGCCTTTTCAACAGTATGGGGATTTGGAAATGTTATTAACGGCTTTTCTGAATACGGCGGATTAAAAGCAATTGTTTCATGGGCATTAATTTTTGCCATTTATTTTGTACCATATGCGTTAATGGTTGGTGAAATGGGGAGTGCTTTCAAAGAAGCAGGCGGCGGTGTAAGCTCCTGGATTTTGGAAACAATCGGACCTAGAATGGCTTATCTGGCAGGATGGACCTACTGGATTGTGCATATGCCATATATTTCACAGAAGCCAAACGGCGCAGTTATTGCAACAAGCTGGGCAATCTTCAGAGATGCACGTATCAGTCAGATGGATGTAAAGTTAATGGCAGTTATCTGTCTTGCATTATTCCTGTTTGCTGTGTGGGTTGCATCTAAGGGAATTGGCGTTTTAAACAAACTGACATCTCTTGCAGGCTCTACAATGTTTATCATGTCTATTCTTTTCATCATTATGATGATTGCTGCACCTGCAATTACAGGAGCAGACGTAATGGACATTGAATGGTCAGTAGAAACCTTCATGCCTACATTTGACAGTAAGTTCTTCTTGAACCTGTCTATTCTGGTATTTGCTGTAGGCGGATGTGAAAAGATTTCACCTTATGTAAATAAGATGAAAAATCCTGCAAAGGACTTCTCAAGAGGTATGATTACACTTGCCATCATGGTTACTGTATGTGCGGTATTGGGAACAATCTCATTAGGAATGATGTTTGACTCCAACAATATCCCACCGGACCTTATGACAAACGGTGCTTACTATGCATTCCAGAAATTAGGTGAATATTACCATGTGGGTGATTTCTTCGTAGTAGTTTATGCTCTGACAAATTTAATCGGACAGTTTGCAGTTTTAATTCTGTCTATTGATGCGCCTCTGCGTATGCTCTTAGACAGTGCAGATGATAACTATATTCCAAAAGCTATGTTTAAACAGAATAAACACGGCACTTATACAAATGGACATAAATTAGTTATGGTTATCGTATCTTTACTGATTATCGTTCCTGCATTTGGTATTGAAAGTGTAGACGTATTAGTAAAATGGCTTGTAAAAGTAAACTCTGTATGTATGCCTCTGCGTTACCTTTGGGTATTCGTTGCATATATTGCATTGAAGAAAGCAGGAGACAAATTCCATGCAGAATATCGTTTTGTTAAAAATAAAACTGTTGGTATTATCTTTGGTGTATGGTGCTTTGCATTCACAGCATTTGCCTGCATCGGTGGCATTTACTCAGAAGATCCATTCCAGTTAGTAATGAACATTGTAACTCCATTCGTATTAATCGGACTTGGATTTATCATGCCAATTATTGCAAAACGTTCTAAAAACAAATAAGAACAACAGTGCCCGGCTCTGAGGAGTACGGGCACTCTGTATATAAGATAAGGAGGAAAAATATGTATCAGGAAACAGCAAAAGAACTTATTCAGTTTATCGAAAACAGCCCAACTTGTTTTCATGCAGTGGCTTCCATGAAAGAAATGCTGGAAAAAGAAGGTTATACAGAATTAAAAGAAGCTGATAAATGGGAAATTAAAAAGGGCGGAAATTATTATGTGACAAGAAACGACTCCTCTCTGATTGCATTTTCCGTACCGGAAGGAGAAGCAAAAGGCTTCCGCATTATGGCAAGTCACAGCGACTCTCCATGCTTTAAAATTAAAGAAAATCCGGAAATGACAGTGGACAACAAATACGTGAAATTAAACGTAGAGCGTTACGGCGGTATGATTTGTGCTCCTTGGTTTGACCGTCCGCTTTCCGTAGCAGGCCGTGTAATTGTCAAAGAAGACGGAAAGCTGGTGACAAAGCTGGTTGACGTAGACAGAGATTTACTGATGATTCCAAATCTTGCCATTCACATGAACAGAGAAGTAAATGACGGATACAAATACAATGCACAGAAGGATTTACTTCCGTTATTCGGTGATATTGCTGCAAAAGATACCTTCATGAAAACTATTGCCGAAGCAGCAGATGTAAAAGAAGAAAATATCTTAGGCCATGACTTATTCCTCTACAACAGAGAAAAAGGTTCTGTGTGGGGAGCAAATGAAGAATATGTTTCTATCGGAAGATTAGATGATTTGCAGTGTGCATTTTCATCCTTGAAAGGTTTTCTGGCAGGAGAAAAGAAAGAATACATTGCAGTACATTGTGTACTTGACAATGAAGAAGTGGGAAGCGGTACAAAACAGGGTGCGGCGTCTACTTTCTTATATGATGTGCTGGTTCGTGCAAATCAGGCTCTGGGACAGGATTATGAAGATTATTTAAGATATCTTGCCAACAGCTTTATGGTTTCTGCTGACAATGCTCATGCAGTTCATCCAAACTATACAGAAAAGGCAGACCCTGTAAATCGCCCATACTTAAATGAAGGAATTGTAATTAAGCACAGCGCAAATCAGAAATATTGTACAGACGGTGTTTCAGCAGCAATGTTTAAAGATTTATGTAATGAAGCGGAAGTACCTTTCCAGACATTTACAAATCGCTCTGATATTTTAGGCGGCTCTACACTTGGAAATATTTCCAACACAAAGGTTGCTTTAAATGCAGTGGATATCGGACTTCCACAGCTTGCAATGCACTCTCCTTATGAAACAGTGGGAGTAAAAGATACCGAGTATCTGATTAAAGCGGCAACAAAATTATTCTGTTAATGTAAAGAAGCTGTCATTTTAAGTCGCATCGAGAATATCTATACATTTTGCGCTCAGTCTGCGCTCACTTTGAGCTTGTAATCTCAAAGCGTGCTCGACAAATTCGCTAAAAATGTATAGATATCTCTGATTGCTCTTAATGTGACAGCTCTTTCTAAAGTTTATCGTAAGTTTTTTCCTTATTTTCCGGAGCTTTTAAAAGCAAATATTTACGAATTGCAAAGATAACGGCAATAGCGACAACGCCGATAAGTGTTTCTACCATATTAAGGTGTTCGACTACCATTTGCCTTGCAATGGCAAACATTAAAACCTCCAGAAGATTTTCAGCCGTATGCTTTGCCAGCATCTTTACGAATTCTACGCCAATGAGAAGTGTCAGCGCATTTCCCAAAAATTCGGTAAATTGTTCCGGACTGATATCCAAAAGCGGAATACGGATAAAATTATAAAGCATGGGAATAATTAATGTAATAATTACCAGAAGCATTACCGCAGATAAAACGATTTCCGTGTATCTGGATATGGTATAGATAATTTCATTTAGTTTTCGTTTCATGGTTCTCCTTTCATATCGTAATTTTGTTCTTTAAAAATTTGTAACAATTCCATGGTTTTATCATATCATAAATCCCCGAAAAACCGAAGAAAAGATTGAAAAAACGGGAAATAATTTGTAATACAAATTTAAAAAATCCCAACTTCACACTTGCCAAGGAAAAAAAATTATGCTATTATATACAGGAAGTTTGAAAAATGTTTCAGAAATGTTACAGATATTAAAAAAGTAAGTATAAAATTGTTATTGGAGAGGTACATAGAAATATGAAAAAAAGATTAGCATGTCTGTCATTGATTTTTGCTATGGCAGCTACACAAATTCTTCCAGTTTCCGCTGCAAGAAAAGATGATGTACAGGCTCAGAAATCAGAAACTCAGAATAAACTTTCAGAAGCAGAAGCAAGAGCAAATAGTCTTGAAGAGCAGAAGGGCGCTATTATGGGACAGATTAGTTCCTCTGAACAGGAATTAGTAGACGTTCTTTCTCAGATTGATATTCTTGCCGGAGAAATTACAGATAAAGAAGCAGAAATTGAAAAAACAAAAGAAGATCTTGTACAGGCAGAGCAGGAAAGAGACGAACAGTACGAAGCAATGAAGAAAAGAATTCAGTACATGTACGAAAATGGCGGAAGCGATGCTTGGGCACAGATTTTATTAGAGTCTGATAGTATTGCATCTATGTTATCCAAAGTGGAAAACACAGAAAAGATGTATGCTTATGACAGAGCAGAGCTGAAAGAAATGAAAGAAGCTGTTCAGGAAGTTAAAGATTTAGAAACAAAATTAGAAAATGAAAAATCTGAATTAGAAACTGCCAAAGAAGAACAGGAAGGCATGAAAGGCGCTCTTCAGACTAAGATTGACGACTTAAAAGCAAATGCAACTGACTATGAAGCACAGATTGCAAATGTAAAAGCACAGGCTGAACAGTATAAAAACCTGATTGCACAGCAGACAGCAGAGCTTGAACAAATTCAGGCACAGGAAGAAGCGGCAAGAAAAGAACAGGAAAAACAGCAGCAGGCTCAGCAGAATAATAATAACAGTAGTAACAATAACAGCAATAGTAATAAACCATCAAATAATAACAGTAGTAATACAAATAATAATAAACCAAGCAGTAATAAGCCGAGCAATGGTGGAGGAAACTCAAAGCCAGAGAGCCAGAAACCATCATCTAAACCAGAAACAGAGAAACCATCCACACCATCTTATAATGGTTCAACAGGTGCAGCAGTTGTAGCCTATGCAAAACAGTTTATCGGAAATCCTTATGTATACGGCGGAAACAGCTTAACAAATGGTATTGACTGCTCCGGATTTACACAGCAGATTTACGGACACTTCGGATACAGCCTTCCACGTACAAGTGGTGCACAGGCAAGCTCCGGTGTAAGAATTGATTATTCCCAGCATCGTGCAGGAGATTTAATTGTATATCCCGGACATGTGGCAATCCTTACAGGAGACGGCGGAATTGTACATGCTTCCAACAGCGCTCCATATCCAAAGGGTGGTATTAAATATACTGCAAACGCATTATACAGAGATTACATTGCAGTTAGAAGAATTGTTCAGTAATTAATTACATAGTACATATTAGGGAGAAATACCGTTTTTGGTATTTCTCCTTTTCTGTATGGTAAATTTTAGGAGAAAAGTGATGAAAGAAGAAAAGAAAATCTTAATTGTAGAAGATGATACAGATATTAATAATCTGCTTTTTACAGCTCTAAAGAAGCAGGGATACACTGCCACACAGGCGTTTTCCGGAACGGAAGCAAAAATGCTGCTGAAGATGGAAAATTTTGCATTGATATTGTTAGATTTAATGCTGCCGGGCATATCGGGAGAGGAAGTTTTGGAATTTATAAAAGAGCAGGGAAACAGCGCAGTAATTATTTTGACGGCAAAGGACACACTTGACGATAAGGTAAACCTTTTAATTGCGGGAGCGGATGATTATATTACAAAGCCTTTTGAAATACAGGAGGTATTGGCAAGGGTTCAGGTGCAGCTTCGCCGCAGTGTTCAAGAGGGAAACAGCAACGTGCTTTCTCATAAACAAATGGTGCTGGACAGAGAAAAATTTCAGATAAAAGTAGAGGGACAACTGATGGGGAAAATTACAAAGCAGGAATTTTCTATATTAGAACTGTTGTTAAAGCATCCGAAACAGGTATTCAGCAAGGAAGATATCTTTGAATATGCTTGGGAAGAGCCATATATGGGAGAAACAAAAACTTTAGATGTGCACATCAGCAATATTCGGAAAAAGATAAAAGAAGTTACAAAGGAAGAATATATTGAAACAGTATGGGGAATTGGATATCGCTTACAACAGTAAAGAATTATGCCGCTCATACTTTACTCTTTTTTTACTTTTGATTTGCGATTTTTTAGGATTGAAGAGATATGATAAGAGCAGATAAGGAAAGGAGAGACTGTTATGAGTGAATATTTGTTACAAACCAGAGGTCTGACAAAACAATATGGGCGTCATAAAGCAGTGGAAAATGTGGATATCCACGTGAAAAAGGGTGCAATTTATGGATTTATAGGAAGAAACGGAGCAGGAAAGAGTACTTGTCTGAAAATGGTAAGCGGACTTTCACGTCCTACCGCAGGTGAGATTGAATTTTTTGGTTATTCAGGGAAGGAATTGAAAGACCTTCGTTCTAGAATTGGTTGTTTAATTGAGATGCCCGGATTATACGGCAATATGACAGCTTATCAAAATCTGAAAATAAAATGCGAAATGCTGGGAATTAACAAAAAAGGATATGTAGAAGATATCTTGAAAACCGTAGGACTGGAAAAAACAGGAAGAAAAAAAACAAAACATTTTTCACTGGGAATGAAACAGCGTTTAGGCATTGGGCTGGCGCTGGTGGGAGAACCGGATTTGCTGGTTTTAGATGAGCCTATTAACGGCCTTGATCCACAGGGAATTGTGGAAGTTCGGGACACCATACAGAAGCTTCGTGATGAGAGAAATATGACTATTTTAATTTCCAGTCATGTATTAGAGGAGCTTTCAAAGCTGGCAACCCATTACGGAATTATTCATAATGGAAGCTTATTGCAGGAACTCAGTCAGGAAGAATTGATAAAACGCTGCTCCGAACGTATGGAGCTGGAATTGGATTATCCGGAACAGGCGCTTCCTATCTTAGATAAAATGGGATTTACCAACTATCAGGTCATGGACAAGCATCGTATTTATATTTTTGAACGATTGGAAGAAAGCGCTCTTTTAAATATGGAGCTGGCAAAAGCGGGGATTTTCGTAAGAGGAATTGCAATTACCAGTGAAGATTTGGAAAGCTATTTTTTAAACCTGACAGGAGGTGCTCAGCATGCTTAAACTGATTAAAATGGATTTATATCGAATGTTTCATACAAAGGCTTTTTATATTATTTGGATTATTCTTGGGGCAGCTGTTATTTTTTCAACTACGATGTCAAAGGAAGACTATCAATATATGCAAGAGGAAGCGGCAAAGGGACAATTAGAAACCGTGTCAGAGGAAGGAACGCTGAATTTTGGATTAAGTGTTTCGCTACCTACAAAGCCAGAAGAAAAAGTAACAATCTTTGACCAGATTTTTGCCAATATGCAGTCAAAATTTATTGCCCTGTTTCTGGTGATTTTTACTGTATTGTTTTCCACAGCGGATCTTACAAGCGGATATATTAAGAACATTGGAGGACAGGTAAAGGATAGAGGGAGTCTTATTCTTTCAAAGGCGATTGTATTGTTGCTTTATACAGTCTTGACATTATTTTTATACCTTGGTATACAGGCAGTTTGTCAGTACGCAGTATTCGGAGCGTCAAAATGGGGAAATATGGAGATGTTCTGGAGATATTTCGGGACAGAAACGGTTCTTCATTATAGTTTGGTTTTACTTTGCATGGCAATGGCAATTATTTTAAAAAGTAATATGCTTAGTATGACCTTATCTGTCTGTATGTGTCTGAATGTACTTATTTTGGTATACAGTCTTGTAGATAAGGTCTTACATGATATGGGAGTGAAAAACTTCAGCTTTATTGAGCATACAGTCAGCGGAAAGATTTCTCTGCTTTCTATGACGCCGAAGGCTTCTGAATGCGTAAACGCACTGGGAATAGCCGGAGTATTTGGAATTTTGGCGATTTTTCTGACGGTTTTGGTATTTCGAAGGAGAGATATATAGATGAAATTCTGGATTGGAATTTTAATTTTTATTCTTTTATTACAAACTTATTTTTTAGTAAAAATGCAGCGGCAGATAGGGGATATCTGCCGCCAGCTTGCGTTTCTGATGAAACATGACAGTAATATGATGATTACCGCAAATATGAAAACAGGCGGTTTTGAAAAATTAGTAAGTCTGTTAAACGAGTTGTTTCAAATGCGAAGAAAAGAACAACGGGAATTTAAGGAAAAGGAACAGATGATTGCGGATACCTATACAAATTTATCCCATGATATTCGCACGCCCCTGACTTCTCTTAACGGTTATTTTCAGCTCATGGAAAGTGCAAGTGCGGAAGAACAGAAGCATTACATGAAGGTAATACAGGAGAGAATTGAAAGCTTAAAGGAAATGCTGGAAGAATTATTTATGTTTACAAAGCTGAAGAATGACAGCTTTGTTTTAGAATTAAAAACCTGTTGCATCAACCGCATTTTAAAGAATACCATTTTTTCTTATTACGATGACTGGTCAGGGAGGGGGATTTTGCCTGAAATCAGCTTGCCTGAAAAACAGCTTTATATGGAGGGGAACGAAGCCGGATTAAAGCGGGTGCTTCAGAATATTATTAAAAATGGTATGGATCATGGGCAGGAAAAGATAAAGGTGCAGCTTTTTGAAAAAGAAGAAAAGATTTGTCTCTGGATTTGCAATGAGGTGACAAATCCGGAAGAAATCGACGTATCCAAAGTATTTCAGAGATTTTATAAAGCAGATGGGGCAAGGAGTAAAAATTCCAGCGGATTGGGGCTTTCCATTGCACAGGAATTTGTTCTTAGAATGAAGGGGGAAATTCATGCGGAACTTTCCGGAAATGAGTTCTGGGTGAAGGTGAGTTTTCCGCAAAAAAATAGTAATCTATAATTCACGGCTTTATGATATAATCAAAGAGTCAATATCAATGTGAATATTATTACCAGATAATAAACCAATTAATTTCAATGGAACATATAGAAAGATTTCTACGGATTTTAGTTACATTATTGAGGATAGTTAGAAGTTGTTGAGCGAAAGGAGCTTTAACAAAAATGGATAAAAGAAAAATGGAACAAATTCGTCAAAAATATGATTTGGTTATACATATCAACGAGGAAGCAGATGTTGAATTTTGGTATGCAAGAGAGCTTATGAGTTTGCTGGGATATGACCGTTGGGAGAATTTTGACAAAGCGGTTGGTCGTGCAATAGAGTCTTGTAAGACATCGGGAATAGAGGTATCGGATCATTTTCGTGAGGTCACGAAAATGATAACAATAGGTAAAGGTGGAAAAAGAAAAGTTAAAGACTATATGCTTACTCGTTATGCTTGCTATCTTATTGCCCAAAACGGTGATCCTAAAAAGGAAGAAATTGCTTTTGCTCAAAGTTACTTTGCGGTTCAGACAAGAAAGCAAGAGCTTATTGAGGAGCGTATTTCTTTGATAGAAAGAACACAAGCAAGAGGAAGATTAAAAGAAGCGGAAAAGAGATTATCACAAAATATTTATGAGCGTGGTGTTGATGATGCGGGTTTTGGACGTATTCGTTCTAAAGGTGATAGAGCATTATTTGGCGGATATTCTACGCAGGAAATGAAAAGCAAGCTTGGAGTAAAAGAGAACAGACCACTTGCAGATTTTCTTCCTACACTTACCATTGCAGCTAAGAATTTGGCAACTGAAATGACAAATTACAATGTTGAAGAAAAAGACTTACAAGGTGAAAAAGCAATCACGGATGAACATGTTCAAAATAACTCTACAATTAGAGATATGCTTGGTCAAAGAGGAATTAAGCCTGAAAATTTGCCACCGTCAGAAGATATTAAAAAATTGGAAAGAAGAGTTAAATCTCAAGAAAAAAAGCTTGCATCGAAAGCGGGAAAATTGCCGAGTTTAGATGAAAAATTATAACAATTTTTGCAGGGCTTAAAGTGAATGTTTATACTACAAAAGACAAGGTAAAGCTAACGGATTTTTGTCCGTAGGCTTTGCCTTATTTTTTTAAAAATCCGTAGTGTTATAATGGCATTTTGAACATTTGTTAATAAAGTTCACAAAATGTTTTCAAAAAAGATATTGACATAAGTTCAAAACTGGAGTATTTTAAAAGCGCAAAGAAGAAAAAATTCAACGCCATACAAGAGAGGAGGACACCATGGCCAGACCGCAGAAACTCAGATGCATTTGTTCAAAGCCCAAAGTGACAGGTTTAATACCGGAGGGATGTCCGGGAAGTGGAAATATTAACCTCACTTATGACGAATATGAGGTTATTCGCCTTTTGGACTATATAAAACTGACACAGGAGCAATGTGCAGAAAAAATGAACATTTCCCGTCCCACAGTAACCCGCATTTACAACGAGGCAAGACAGAAAATTGCAGATGTGCTGGTAAATGGACAACGGCTGACAATCAGCGGAGGTGACGTTACCGTATGTGAAGAAATGCGTCCGGAATGTGCAGGAAAGAAATATTGTTGTCACAGATAGGAACAAAAAAATGGGAGAGAAGACTATGAAAATATTAATTATAGGTGGTGTTGCTGCGGGAACAAAAACAGCAGCAAAATTAAAAAGAGAAGACAGAAGTGCAGAAGTTACCGTAATCACAAAGGATAGAGATATTTCCTATGCGGGCTGTGGACTTCCTTATTATGTAGGCGGTTTGATTGAAAACCGTGAAGAGCTGATTGTAAATACTCCGGCAAAATATGCAGGACTTACAGGCGTAGAGGTAAAAACAGGAAAAGAAGCCATTGCTCTTTGCGCAGATAAAAAAGAGGTAATTGTAAAAGATGTTGAAACAGGAGCGGAAGAAGCCTACGGTTATGATAAGCTGGTTTTAACAGTAGGCGCTTCTCCTGCAAAGCTACCGATAGAGGGCACAGACCTTTCCGGCGTATTTCAGATGCGCACACCGGATGATGCAGAAAATATTCGTTCCTATGTGGAAGAAAATCAGGTGAAAAAAGCAGTTGTAATCGGAGCGGGCTTTATCGGTCTGGAGGTTGCGGAGAATTTAAAGGCAAAAGGCATTCAGGTGACGGTTATTGATTTTGCATCACAGATTTTACCGAATATTGTGGATGCGGAAGTGGCTGTTTATGCGAAAAAGCATCTGTTAAAAGAAGGTATTCGTGTTATTACAGGTACAAAAGCAGACGCAATCATGGGGAATGACCATGTAACAGGAGTAAAAACATCCGCAGGCTTGTTAAGATGTGAGCTTTTGATTATGGCAGCAGGTATTCGTCCAAATACAGACTTTCTTCAGGACTCCGGTTTGGAGATGTTCAAGGGCACAATTCTTGTAGACAAGACCATGAAAACAAATTTAGAGGATGTCTATGCAGCCGGTGACTGTGTAATGGTTACCAACCGCATTACAGGAAAACCGCAGTGGTCTCCAATGGGCTCTTCTGCAAATCTGGAAGGCAGAACACTGGCACAGGTTTTGACCGGTACAAAAAAAGAATATCCGGGTGTGCTGGGAACAGGCGTTGTAAAATTGCCAAATCTGAATATCGGACGTACCGGTCTTACAGAGGAACAGGCAAAAAATGCCGGATACGATGTTGTGACAGTTGTAGCGCCTACGGATGACAAAGCCCATTATTATCCGGATGCAGGATTTTTCATTACAAAGCTGATTGCAGATAGAGAAAGCCACAAGCTTTTAGGCGTACAGGTGCTGGGAAACGGCGCAGTTGATAAAATGGTAGATATTGCTGTTATGGGTATCAACATGGGAGCAGTTCTGGAAGACTTTGAAAATGCGGATTTTGCTTATGCACCGCCATTTTCTACTGCTATTCATCCATTTGTACAGGCTGTTTACATTTTACTGAATAAGATTAACGGAAATCTTGTGAGCATGACACCGGCAGAATATGCGGCAGGAAAAGCAAAGGATTACAAGGTGGTAGACGTAGGACTTACGCCGTCTATTCGTGGGGCAGTTTATGTAAATCTTTCTCAGGTAAACGGAGAAATCGAAGGTCTGGATAAAGAGGAAAAGCTTCTTCTTGTATGTGCAAAAGGAAAACGTGGATATTTCTTACAGAACAGATTACGCTCTTACGGATATAAAAATACCGTGGTGCTGGAAGGCGCACAATTCTTTAATGACGTAAAAGTACAGCATGCAGAAAATGCCGTATCTCCGGAAGAAGAAACAAGAGTAAAGGCTCTTGGTTTTTTAAGAGATAAAACAACTTTAGACAAATTTAACGGACGTGTTATTACAAGAAACGGAAAAATTACAGCAGACGAAGCCAGAACCATTGCAGAGGCGGCAGAGCTTTTCGGAAGCGGAGAAGTTACCATGACTTCCCGTCTGACAATGGAAATTCAGGGAGTTCCATTTGACAACATTGAGCCCCTGCGTGAATATCTCATGCAGGCAGGACTGGAAACAGGCGGAACAGGTTCTAAGGTTCGTCCGGTAGTTTCCTGTAAAGGTACAACCTGTCAGTATGGATTGATTGATACCTTTGGATTATCAGAGGAAATCCACGAGAGATTTTTCCACGGTTATGCAAATGTGAAGCTTCCTCATAAATTTAAAATTGCAGTCGGCGGATGTCCGAATAACTGTGTAAAACCGGACTTAAATGATTTAGGGATTATCGGACAGAGAATTCCACAGGTAGATATGGAAAAATGCCGTGGATGTAAAATCTGTCGCGTGGAAAAGAATTGTCCAATCAATGTAGCAAAAGTAGTAGACGGAAAAATTGTTATTGATGAAAATTCATGTAATCACTGCGGACGCTGTATCGGAAAATGTCCATTTAACGCTTTTGAAGATTATACAAACGGCTATCGTATTTACATTGGCGGACGCTGGGGCAAGAAGGTTGCACAGGGGCGTTATCTGGAAAAAGTATTTACAGATAAAGAAGAAGTGTTATCTGTTGTAGAAAAGGCAATTCTCTTATTCAGAGAACAGGGAATTACAGGAGAACGCTTTGCAGATACTGTTGCAAGAATTGGATTTGAAAATGTGCAGGAGCAGCTTCTGGGAGATGAGTTATTAAGCAGAAAAGAAGAAAATATCAAGGCTCAAAAACACTTAAAAGGCGGAGCAACCTGCTAATAAGATTTAAAAATTGAGACTATCACATAAAAGGCATATTTCCTTAATGTGATAGTCTTTTATTTGTTCTTATTTAGAAAGACGAAGGAGCTCCTGAAATATGCCTTCATATTC
The DNA window shown above is from Blautia hansenii DSM 20583 and carries:
- a CDS encoding APC family permease codes for the protein MNNHKSEKKIMWYSLAFMAFSTVWGFGNVINGFSEYGGLKAIVSWALIFAIYFVPYALMVGEMGSAFKEAGGGVSSWILETIGPRMAYLAGWTYWIVHMPYISQKPNGAVIATSWAIFRDARISQMDVKLMAVICLALFLFAVWVASKGIGVLNKLTSLAGSTMFIMSILFIIMMIAAPAITGADVMDIEWSVETFMPTFDSKFFLNLSILVFAVGGCEKISPYVNKMKNPAKDFSRGMITLAIMVTVCAVLGTISLGMMFDSNNIPPDLMTNGAYYAFQKLGEYYHVGDFFVVVYALTNLIGQFAVLILSIDAPLRMLLDSADDNYIPKAMFKQNKHGTYTNGHKLVMVIVSLLIIVPAFGIESVDVLVKWLVKVNSVCMPLRYLWVFVAYIALKKAGDKFHAEYRFVKNKTVGIIFGVWCFAFTAFACIGGIYSEDPFQLVMNIVTPFVLIGLGFIMPIIAKRSKNK
- a CDS encoding response regulator transcription factor, whose translation is MKEEKKILIVEDDTDINNLLFTALKKQGYTATQAFSGTEAKMLLKMENFALILLDLMLPGISGEEVLEFIKEQGNSAVIILTAKDTLDDKVNLLIAGADDYITKPFEIQEVLARVQVQLRRSVQEGNSNVLSHKQMVLDREKFQIKVEGQLMGKITKQEFSILELLLKHPKQVFSKEDIFEYAWEEPYMGETKTLDVHISNIRKKIKEVTKEEYIETVWGIGYRLQQ
- a CDS encoding ABC transporter ATP-binding protein, whose product is MSEYLLQTRGLTKQYGRHKAVENVDIHVKKGAIYGFIGRNGAGKSTCLKMVSGLSRPTAGEIEFFGYSGKELKDLRSRIGCLIEMPGLYGNMTAYQNLKIKCEMLGINKKGYVEDILKTVGLEKTGRKKTKHFSLGMKQRLGIGLALVGEPDLLVLDEPINGLDPQGIVEVRDTIQKLRDERNMTILISSHVLEELSKLATHYGIIHNGSLLQELSQEELIKRCSERMELELDYPEQALPILDKMGFTNYQVMDKHRIYIFERLEESALLNMELAKAGIFVRGIAITSEDLESYFLNLTGGAQHA
- a CDS encoding NlpC/P60 family protein, whose translation is MKKRLACLSLIFAMAATQILPVSAARKDDVQAQKSETQNKLSEAEARANSLEEQKGAIMGQISSSEQELVDVLSQIDILAGEITDKEAEIEKTKEDLVQAEQERDEQYEAMKKRIQYMYENGGSDAWAQILLESDSIASMLSKVENTEKMYAYDRAELKEMKEAVQEVKDLETKLENEKSELETAKEEQEGMKGALQTKIDDLKANATDYEAQIANVKAQAEQYKNLIAQQTAELEQIQAQEEAARKEQEKQQQAQQNNNNSSNNNSNSNKPSNNNSSNTNNNKPSSNKPSNGGGNSKPESQKPSSKPETEKPSTPSYNGSTGAAVVAYAKQFIGNPYVYGGNSLTNGIDCSGFTQQIYGHFGYSLPRTSGAQASSGVRIDYSQHRAGDLIVYPGHVAILTGDGGIVHASNSAPYPKGGIKYTANALYRDYIAVRRIVQ
- a CDS encoding sensor histidine kinase: MKFWIGILIFILLLQTYFLVKMQRQIGDICRQLAFLMKHDSNMMITANMKTGGFEKLVSLLNELFQMRRKEQREFKEKEQMIADTYTNLSHDIRTPLTSLNGYFQLMESASAEEQKHYMKVIQERIESLKEMLEELFMFTKLKNDSFVLELKTCCINRILKNTIFSYYDDWSGRGILPEISLPEKQLYMEGNEAGLKRVLQNIIKNGMDHGQEKIKVQLFEKEEKICLWICNEVTNPEEIDVSKVFQRFYKADGARSKNSSGLGLSIAQEFVLRMKGEIHAELSGNEFWVKVSFPQKNSNL
- a CDS encoding phosphate-starvation-inducible PsiE family protein, which produces MKRKLNEIIYTISRYTEIVLSAVMLLVIITLIIPMLYNFIRIPLLDISPEQFTEFLGNALTLLIGVEFVKMLAKHTAENLLEVLMFAIARQMVVEHLNMVETLIGVVAIAVIFAIRKYLLLKAPENKEKTYDKL
- a CDS encoding ABC transporter permease; translated protein: MLKLIKMDLYRMFHTKAFYIIWIILGAAVIFSTTMSKEDYQYMQEEAAKGQLETVSEEGTLNFGLSVSLPTKPEEKVTIFDQIFANMQSKFIALFLVIFTVLFSTADLTSGYIKNIGGQVKDRGSLILSKAIVLLLYTVLTLFLYLGIQAVCQYAVFGASKWGNMEMFWRYFGTETVLHYSLVLLCMAMAIILKSNMLSMTLSVCMCLNVLILVYSLVDKVLHDMGVKNFSFIEHTVSGKISLLSMTPKASECVNALGIAGVFGILAIFLTVLVFRRRDI
- a CDS encoding M18 family aminopeptidase translates to MYQETAKELIQFIENSPTCFHAVASMKEMLEKEGYTELKEADKWEIKKGGNYYVTRNDSSLIAFSVPEGEAKGFRIMASHSDSPCFKIKENPEMTVDNKYVKLNVERYGGMICAPWFDRPLSVAGRVIVKEDGKLVTKLVDVDRDLLMIPNLAIHMNREVNDGYKYNAQKDLLPLFGDIAAKDTFMKTIAEAADVKEENILGHDLFLYNREKGSVWGANEEYVSIGRLDDLQCAFSSLKGFLAGEKKEYIAVHCVLDNEEVGSGTKQGAASTFLYDVLVRANQALGQDYEDYLRYLANSFMVSADNAHAVHPNYTEKADPVNRPYLNEGIVIKHSANQKYCTDGVSAAMFKDLCNEAEVPFQTFTNRSDILGGSTLGNISNTKVALNAVDIGLPQLAMHSPYETVGVKDTEYLIKAATKLFC